CAGTCGCTGCTCGAGCAGGCGGTTTACAAGCCGGTGCAGGGGCGCTTCAAGGTCTTCATGATCGACGAAGTGCACATGCTCACCAACACCGCGTTCAACGCGATGCTCAAGACGCTGGAGGAGCCGCCCGAGTACCTCAAGTTCGTGCTGGCGACCACCGATCCGCAGAAGGTCCCGGTCACGGTGCTGTCGCGCTGCCTCCAGTTCAACCTGCGGCCCATGGCGCCGGAGACGGTGCTCGAACATCTCACGCAGGTGCTCGCAGCCGAGCAGGTGCCGGCCGAGCCGCAGGCCCTGCGTCTGCTGGCGCGCGCCGCACGCGGTTCGATGCGCGATGCGCTGTCGCTGACCGACCAGGCCATCGCCTTCGGCAACGGCGAACTGCTCGAAGGCGGCGTGCGCCAGATGCTCGGCAGTGCCGATCGCAGCCATGTGTTCCGGCTGATCGACGCTCTGGCGCAGGGCGATGGCAAGACCGTCGTCGAAACCTCCGAGGTGCTGCGCCGCGACGGGTTGTCGGCGGCATCGACGCTCGAAGAAATGACGACGGTGCTGCAGGCCATGGCGGTGCTGCAGGCGGTGCCTTCGCGCGCGGCGGCCGCGAGCGACACGGACCCCGACGCGGCCGAGACGGCCCGACTCGCGGGCCTGATGCCGCCGGACGAAACACAGTTGCTCTACAGCCTCTGCCTGCATGGCCGCGGCGAGCTCGGGCTGGCGCCCGACGAGTACGCCGCGCTGACGATGGTGCTGTTGCGGCTGCTGGCCTTCAAACCTGCCGACGCGGCCACCGCGGAAAAAAAAACTCTGAATGATGGCCAGGCGGTGCCGCGCACGGTCGCCGCGCCACCGTCGGCCACACCGGTGGAGGCGCCAGCGGCACCGGTGGTCGCCGCTGTGCGCGCGGCTTCACCGCTGCCGCCAACCGCGACGGCGCCTGCCGTGCAGCGTGAAGCAGCACCGGTTGCCGCCGTGCCCGCCGGCCAGC
The sequence above is drawn from the Variovorax sp. J2L1-78 genome and encodes:
- the dnaX gene encoding DNA polymerase III subunit gamma/tau; this translates as MSYLVLARKYRPRNFEEMVGQEHVVQALSNALTTQRLHHAYLFTGTRGVGKTTVSRVLAKSLNCQGPDGQGGITATPCGVCQACLDIDAGRFVDYTELDAASNRGVDEVQSLLEQAVYKPVQGRFKVFMIDEVHMLTNTAFNAMLKTLEEPPEYLKFVLATTDPQKVPVTVLSRCLQFNLRPMAPETVLEHLTQVLAAEQVPAEPQALRLLARAARGSMRDALSLTDQAIAFGNGELLEGGVRQMLGSADRSHVFRLIDALAQGDGKTVVETSEVLRRDGLSAASTLEEMTTVLQAMAVLQAVPSRAAAASDTDPDAAETARLAGLMPPDETQLLYSLCLHGRGELGLAPDEYAALTMVLLRLLAFKPADAATAEKKTLNDGQAVPRTVAAPPSATPVEAPAAPVVAAVRAASPLPPTATAPAVQREAAPVAAVPAGQRLPVREAPPFAAGPAPVQEPPARVLAMPVRVQPAPGAREQMRESESPVAAIERSEEGDFWYATVTQMVVAEAIGALTRELALQSQLVARDVDQWLLRVERESLNQVSTREKLQAALAGLGHAVRIAIEIGGVTDSPARRNKLAAEARQRTAEDTIRNDPEVQSLMQQWDAKIVPGTLRPA